A genomic region of Elaeis guineensis isolate ETL-2024a chromosome 9, EG11, whole genome shotgun sequence contains the following coding sequences:
- the LOC105042134 gene encoding protein LAZY 1 yields the protein MKLLGWMHRKFRQNSGDVFKDSPGGGTCNCLSGRRSLEEEHDRRRHHFNPFPSRSLRLPAAVEFVEDGGGGGGGREQTMEELFGGLLAIGTLGIGTGPIEEEEAAVEEEDEAATPGFGAAATVEAIAEKQAEATTETDLMVVSAELEKVLAAEAEKAATAAAAGDRLSSARPSHVSAGSSACPLQGFLFGSPIEIAETAPAAGGRRERRASLGELFMKSRMAEEGGGKREEATAAGGGVAVLGEGEGRSTAGMHLMKKLKRRGSRGSGGGPVEATAAETTFQKILQIFHRKVHPENSVAAKKTARSGKKNGSDCMPHGGGNDFNGSGGAVITASKSICRKEGTPNFKFCLNAPSLAIGGSDSNGNREHWIKTDADYLVLEL from the exons ATGAAG CTGCTGGGTTGGATGCATCGCAAGTTCCGGCAGAATAGCGGCGATGTGTTCAAAGACTCTCCGGGAG GCGGCACGTGCAATTGCCTCTCGGGGCGGCGGTCGCTGGAGGAGGAGCATGACCGCCGGCGCCACCACTTCAACCCTTTCCCGTCGCGGAGCCTCCGCCTCCCGGCGGCGGTGGAGTTCGTCGAAGACGGAGGTGGCGGCGGAGGGGGGAGGGAACAGACGATGGAGGAGCTCTTCGGGGGGCTGCTCGCCATCGGGACTCTAGGGATCGGGACGGGGCCGatcgaggaggaggaggcggcggtGGAGGAGGAGGACGAGGCGGCGACGCCGGGGTTCGGGGCGGCGGCGACTGTGGAGGCGATCGCGGAGAAGCAGGCGGAGGCCACAACGGAGACGGATCTGATGGTGGTGAGCGCGGAGCTGGAGAAGGTGCTGGCGGCGGAGGCGGAGAAGGCCGCCACCGCCGCAGCCGCCGGAGACCGCCTTTCCTCCGCCCGGCCCAGCCACGTTAGCGCCGGATCGTCGGCGTGCCCCCTCCAAGGATTCCTCTTCGGGTCTCCGATCGAGATCGCGGAGACGGCGCCGGCGGCTGGCGGGCGGAGGGAGCGGAGGGCCTCGCTTGGAGAGCTGTTCATGAAGAGCCGGATGGCGGAGGAGGGCGGCGGGAAGAGGGAGGAGGCGACGGCGGCCGGAGGCGGCGTCGCCGTCCTTGGCGAGGGGGAGGGAAGGTCGACGGCCGGGATGCACCTAATGAAGAAACTGAAGCGCCGCGGATCTCGAGGCTCTGGCGGCGGGCCCGTGGAGGCCACGGCGGCGGAGACCACGTTCCAGAAG ATCCTTCAAATCTTCCACCGGAAAGTTCATCCTGAGAACTCTGTTGCAGCTAAGAAAACCGCAAGGTCAGGCAAGAAGAATGGTAGTGACTGCATGCCTCATGGTGGAGGAAATGACTTCAATGGTAGTGGGGGTGCCGTGATAACTGCTTCCAAGAGTATTTGCAGAAAGGAAGGAACTCCAAACTTCAAGTTTTGCTTGAATGCTCCATCTCTCGCGATCGGTGGAAGTGACTCTAATGGCAACCGCGAGCATTGGATCAAGACCGATGCAGACT ATCTAGTGTTGGAGCTTTAG